Proteins encoded together in one Diabrotica undecimpunctata isolate CICGRU chromosome 3, icDiaUnde3, whole genome shotgun sequence window:
- the Cnot4 gene encoding uncharacterized protein Cnot4 isoform X2, giving the protein MSVLNQSGEEQVECPLCMEPLEVDDLTFFPCTCGYQICRFCWHRIRTDENGLCPACRKAYSEDPADFIPLSQEQIAKLKAEKRQRDQQRKAKLTESRKHLASVRVVQRNLVFVVGLPMRLADPEVLKKHEYFGKFGKIHKVVINQSTSYAGSQGPSASAYVTYMKSDDALRAIQSVNNITIDSRVIKSSLGTTKYCSHFMKNQTCPKPDCMYLHDFGDPEASFTKEQMHAGKHQEYEKKLHENLLLRTANNNNQSSSCDNSKPSIPIPTSNSTYKSSSKDNMTAALSSSVSSSSSTTSNSSGTNKENWPHLNTEKEKKDKEKGKKSKGKGESGCRKGERKESYSSGKSEVKFDSGFRTDSKQEKNTSPPLSEPTATPSPPTLLESQLSVPKLTTPIVDDNTSFFSLNSFQKLPSNSSAAEHATETDSEAHPSSILTDTLPNINTSEDWVAAFGFSRNSEANLGKREDKDMLDSFRKGFGVVNHNTGFSKGVEPYNNGFYEMPSKLDENLMDMLSVKAPPTYPPYKLNPPQPQAPPSHTHNGMNGLDQNMSKFFMEFHKNNKDISTGQQQQQYNNGFNGVHPGFFSGVPSNSDRVMLLQQKQLEEQLLQLSLKQGYGSSNSVYQNGINTPIYNTNGENGGFGNLHGSLYNSSSNVKQNARTSEDDLGFDPFQETQKAFAELMATEQNQKSHNSIGHSQINGVNLNQNGHLPPPPPGFVQQNPSHMNSFDINNTCNDWKVLDPAILSSSRHYPLANMPHLRDYTNLSQIGTQQQIQQNGGVPPLRSYEYTNNAFSNFTQQLQPNFNNFSHINSQQNLNWFSNDINSQISSPPGFRNNTATKQQEC; this is encoded by the exons ATTGCTAAGTTGAAAGCGGAGAAACGTCAGCGCGACCAGCAGCGCAAGGCCAAGTTGACCGAAAGCCGAAAGCACTTGGCCAGCGTTAGGGTAGTGCAGCGTAACCTGGTGTTCGTTGTGGGACTACCGATGAGGTTGGCGGATCCGGAGGTGCTTAAAAAGCACGAGTACTTCGGCAAGTTCGGAAAAATACATAAGGTGGTGATCAATCAATCGACTTCGTACGCTGGCTCGCAAGGGCCCAGTGCAA GTGCCTATGTAACCTATATGAAAAGTGATGATGCTTTAAGGGCCATACAAAGTGTCAATAATATTACTATAGACAGTAGAGTGATAAAATCAAGTTTAGGAACTACGAAATATTGTTCGCATtttatgaaaaaccaaacatgtCCCAAGCCAGACTGTATGTATCTGCATGATTTTG GTGATCCAGAGGCTAGTTTTACCAAGGAACAGATGCATGCCGGAAAACATCAGGAATACGAAAAGAAACTTCACGAAAACCTACTCCTCCGCACCGCCAACAATAACAACCAGTCCAGCAGTTGTGACAATTCTAAACCTTCTATACCTATACCTACTTCAAATTCTACATATAAATCGTCTTCTAAAGATAATATGACAGCTGCTCTGTCGAGTAGCGTGAGCAGTAGTAGCAGCACAACGTCTAATAGTAGTGGTACAAATAAGGAGAACTGGCCGCATTTAAATacagagaaagaaaagaaagacaagGAGAAAGGAAAGAAAAGCAAAGGTAAGGGGGAGAGCGGGTGTAGGAAGGGAGAGAGGAAGGAATCTTACAGTAGCGGAAAGAGCGAAGTTAAATTCGATAGTGGTTTTAGGACTGATAGTAAACAAGAGAAAAACACGTCGCCGCCTCTCAGTGAACCAACAGCAACGCCATCTCCTCCGACGTTACTAGAGTCACAACTGTCTGTTCCAAAATTAACTACGCCCATAGTCGACGATAATACTAGTTTCTTTTCACTTAATTCGTTTCAAAAATTACCTTCCAATAGTTCGGCGGCGGAACACGCAACCGAAACAGATAGCGAGGCACATCCTTCTAGTATATTAACAGATACTTTACCAAATATCAACACATCAGAAGACTGGGTGGCGGCGTTTGGATTTTCTAGAAATTCGGAGGCTAATTTAG GGAAAAGGGAAGACAAAGATATGTTAGATTCGTTTAGGAAAGGATTTGGTGTAGTAAATCATAATACAGGATTTAGTAAAG GAGTAGAACCATATAACAATGGATTTTATGAAATGCCTTCGAAGTTAGATGAAAATTTAATGGACATGCTCTCTGTCAAGGCGCCCCCTACTTACCCACCATATAAACTAAATCCTCCACAACCTCAAGCTCCTCCAAGTCATACGCACAACGGCATGAATGGCCTAGATCAAAATATGTCAAAGTTCTTCAtggaatttcacaaaaacaataaag ATATTAGTACGGGACAACAGCAACAACAGTATAATAATGGATTTAATGGTGTACATCCGGGCTTTTTCTCTGGAGTGCCGAGCAATTCGGATAGAGTAATGTTATTACAACAAAAACAATTAGAAGAACAGCTTTTACAACTTAGTTTAAAACAAG GATATGGTAGTTCCAATTCGGTTTATCAGAACGGCATAAATACACCAATATATAACACAAACGGAGAAAACGGAGGATTCGGAAATTTGCATGGGTCGCTATATAATAGTTCATCTAATGTTAAACAAAACGCAAGAACTTCAGAGGACGATTTAGGATTTGATCCTTTCCAAGAAACGCAGAAAGCATTTGCAGAGTTAATGGCTACAGAACAGAATCAAAAATCACATAATAGTatag GTCATAGTCAAATTAATGGGGTAAATCTCAATCAGAATGGGCATCTGCCTCCGCCACCACCTGGCTTCGTTCAACAAAACCCTTCACATATGAACTCATTTG ataTAAACAACACATGTAACGATTGGAAGGTATTAGATCCAGCGATTTTATCATCTAGCCGTCATTATCCATTAGCAAATATGCCTCATCTTAGAGATTATACAAATTTATCACAAATAGGTACTCAACAACAGATACAACAAAACGGCGGGGTCCCGCCACTTCGATCGTACGAATATACAAATAACGCATTCTCAAATTTCACACAACAACTACAGccaaatttcaataatttttcacATATAAATTCACAACAGAATCTGAATTGGTTTAGCAATGATATAAATTCACAGATATCCAGTCCACCGGGCTTCAGAAACAATACAGCGACTAAACAGCAAGAATGTTGA
- the Cnot4 gene encoding uncharacterized protein Cnot4 isoform X1 yields MSVLNQSGEEQVECPLCMEPLEVDDLTFFPCTCGYQICRFCWHRIRTDENGLCPACRKAYSEDPADFIPLSQEQIAKLKAEKRQRDQQRKAKLTESRKHLASVRVVQRNLVFVVGLPMRLADPEVLKKHEYFGKFGKIHKVVINQSTSYAGSQGPSASAYVTYMKSDDALRAIQSVNNITIDSRVIKSSLGTTKYCSHFMKNQTCPKPDCMYLHDFGDPEASFTKEQMHAGKHQEYEKKLHENLLLRTANNNNQSSSCDNSKPSIPIPTSNSTYKSSSKDNMTAALSSSVSSSSSTTSNSSGTNKENWPHLNTEKEKKDKEKGKKSKGKGESGCRKGERKESYSSGKSEVKFDSGFRTDSKQEKNTSPPLSEPTATPSPPTLLESQLSVPKLTTPIVDDNTSFFSLNSFQKLPSNSSAAEHATETDSEAHPSSILTDTLPNINTSEDWVAAFGFSRNSEANLGKREDKDMLDSFRKGFGVVNHNTGFSKGVEPYNNGFYEMPSKLDENLMDMLSVKAPPTYPPYKLNPPQPQAPPSHTHNGMNGLDQNMSKFFMEFHKNNKDISTGQQQQQYNNGFNGVHPGFFSGVPSNSDRVMLLQQKQLEEQLLQLSLKQGYGSSNSVYQNGINTPIYNTNGENGGFGNLHGSLYNSSSNVKQNARTSEDDLGFDPFQETQKAFAELMATEQNQKSHNSIGHSQINGVNLNQNGHLPPPPPGFVQQNPSHMNSFGSKILPYLNVSNSPQQINSSTQNSWPSNYNSNMQQQQKNINNTCNDWKVLDPAILSSSRHYPLANMPHLRDYTNLSQIGTQQQIQQNGGVPPLRSYEYTNNAFSNFTQQLQPNFNNFSHINSQQNLNWFSNDINSQISSPPGFRNNTATKQQEC; encoded by the exons ATTGCTAAGTTGAAAGCGGAGAAACGTCAGCGCGACCAGCAGCGCAAGGCCAAGTTGACCGAAAGCCGAAAGCACTTGGCCAGCGTTAGGGTAGTGCAGCGTAACCTGGTGTTCGTTGTGGGACTACCGATGAGGTTGGCGGATCCGGAGGTGCTTAAAAAGCACGAGTACTTCGGCAAGTTCGGAAAAATACATAAGGTGGTGATCAATCAATCGACTTCGTACGCTGGCTCGCAAGGGCCCAGTGCAA GTGCCTATGTAACCTATATGAAAAGTGATGATGCTTTAAGGGCCATACAAAGTGTCAATAATATTACTATAGACAGTAGAGTGATAAAATCAAGTTTAGGAACTACGAAATATTGTTCGCATtttatgaaaaaccaaacatgtCCCAAGCCAGACTGTATGTATCTGCATGATTTTG GTGATCCAGAGGCTAGTTTTACCAAGGAACAGATGCATGCCGGAAAACATCAGGAATACGAAAAGAAACTTCACGAAAACCTACTCCTCCGCACCGCCAACAATAACAACCAGTCCAGCAGTTGTGACAATTCTAAACCTTCTATACCTATACCTACTTCAAATTCTACATATAAATCGTCTTCTAAAGATAATATGACAGCTGCTCTGTCGAGTAGCGTGAGCAGTAGTAGCAGCACAACGTCTAATAGTAGTGGTACAAATAAGGAGAACTGGCCGCATTTAAATacagagaaagaaaagaaagacaagGAGAAAGGAAAGAAAAGCAAAGGTAAGGGGGAGAGCGGGTGTAGGAAGGGAGAGAGGAAGGAATCTTACAGTAGCGGAAAGAGCGAAGTTAAATTCGATAGTGGTTTTAGGACTGATAGTAAACAAGAGAAAAACACGTCGCCGCCTCTCAGTGAACCAACAGCAACGCCATCTCCTCCGACGTTACTAGAGTCACAACTGTCTGTTCCAAAATTAACTACGCCCATAGTCGACGATAATACTAGTTTCTTTTCACTTAATTCGTTTCAAAAATTACCTTCCAATAGTTCGGCGGCGGAACACGCAACCGAAACAGATAGCGAGGCACATCCTTCTAGTATATTAACAGATACTTTACCAAATATCAACACATCAGAAGACTGGGTGGCGGCGTTTGGATTTTCTAGAAATTCGGAGGCTAATTTAG GGAAAAGGGAAGACAAAGATATGTTAGATTCGTTTAGGAAAGGATTTGGTGTAGTAAATCATAATACAGGATTTAGTAAAG GAGTAGAACCATATAACAATGGATTTTATGAAATGCCTTCGAAGTTAGATGAAAATTTAATGGACATGCTCTCTGTCAAGGCGCCCCCTACTTACCCACCATATAAACTAAATCCTCCACAACCTCAAGCTCCTCCAAGTCATACGCACAACGGCATGAATGGCCTAGATCAAAATATGTCAAAGTTCTTCAtggaatttcacaaaaacaataaag ATATTAGTACGGGACAACAGCAACAACAGTATAATAATGGATTTAATGGTGTACATCCGGGCTTTTTCTCTGGAGTGCCGAGCAATTCGGATAGAGTAATGTTATTACAACAAAAACAATTAGAAGAACAGCTTTTACAACTTAGTTTAAAACAAG GATATGGTAGTTCCAATTCGGTTTATCAGAACGGCATAAATACACCAATATATAACACAAACGGAGAAAACGGAGGATTCGGAAATTTGCATGGGTCGCTATATAATAGTTCATCTAATGTTAAACAAAACGCAAGAACTTCAGAGGACGATTTAGGATTTGATCCTTTCCAAGAAACGCAGAAAGCATTTGCAGAGTTAATGGCTACAGAACAGAATCAAAAATCACATAATAGTatag GTCATAGTCAAATTAATGGGGTAAATCTCAATCAGAATGGGCATCTGCCTCCGCCACCACCTGGCTTCGTTCAACAAAACCCTTCACATATGAACTCATTTG GTAGTAAAATTTTACCTTATCTAAATGTGTCTAATAGTCCACAACAAATAAATAGTTCAACACAAAATAGTTGGCCTAGTAATTATAATTCCAATATGCAGCAACAACAGAAAA ataTAAACAACACATGTAACGATTGGAAGGTATTAGATCCAGCGATTTTATCATCTAGCCGTCATTATCCATTAGCAAATATGCCTCATCTTAGAGATTATACAAATTTATCACAAATAGGTACTCAACAACAGATACAACAAAACGGCGGGGTCCCGCCACTTCGATCGTACGAATATACAAATAACGCATTCTCAAATTTCACACAACAACTACAGccaaatttcaataatttttcacATATAAATTCACAACAGAATCTGAATTGGTTTAGCAATGATATAAATTCACAGATATCCAGTCCACCGGGCTTCAGAAACAATACAGCGACTAAACAGCAAGAATGTTGA
- the Cnot4 gene encoding uncharacterized protein Cnot4 isoform X3 has product MSVLNQSGEEQVECPLCMEPLEVDDLTFFPCTCGYQICRFCWHRIRTDENGLCPACRKAYSEDPADFIPLSQEQIAKLKAEKRQRDQQRKAKLTESRKHLASVRVVQRNLVFVVGLPMRLADPEVLKKHEYFGKFGKIHKVVINQSTSYAGSQGPSASAYVTYMKSDDALRAIQSVNNITIDSRVIKSSLGTTKYCSHFMKNQTCPKPDCMYLHDFGDPEASFTKEQMHAGKHQEYEKKLHENLLLRTANNNNQSSSCDNSKPSIPIPTSNSTYKSSSKDNMTAALSSSVSSSSSTTSNSSGTNKENWPHLNTEKEKKDKEKGKKSKGKGESGCRKGERKESYSSGKSEVKFDSGFRTDSKQEKNTSPPLSEPTATPSPPTLLESQLSVPKLTTPIVDDNTSFFSLNSFQKLPSNSSAAEHATETDSEAHPSSILTDTLPNINTSEDWVAAFGFSRNSEANLGKREDKDMLDSFRKGFGVVNHNTGFSKGVEPYNNGFYEMPSKLDENLMDMLSVKAPPTYPPYKLNPPQPQAPPSHTHNGMNGLDQNMSKFFMEFHKNNKGYGSSNSVYQNGINTPIYNTNGENGGFGNLHGSLYNSSSNVKQNARTSEDDLGFDPFQETQKAFAELMATEQNQKSHNSIGHSQINGVNLNQNGHLPPPPPGFVQQNPSHMNSFGSKILPYLNVSNSPQQINSSTQNSWPSNYNSNMQQQQKNINNTCNDWKVLDPAILSSSRHYPLANMPHLRDYTNLSQIGTQQQIQQNGGVPPLRSYEYTNNAFSNFTQQLQPNFNNFSHINSQQNLNWFSNDINSQISSPPGFRNNTATKQQEC; this is encoded by the exons ATTGCTAAGTTGAAAGCGGAGAAACGTCAGCGCGACCAGCAGCGCAAGGCCAAGTTGACCGAAAGCCGAAAGCACTTGGCCAGCGTTAGGGTAGTGCAGCGTAACCTGGTGTTCGTTGTGGGACTACCGATGAGGTTGGCGGATCCGGAGGTGCTTAAAAAGCACGAGTACTTCGGCAAGTTCGGAAAAATACATAAGGTGGTGATCAATCAATCGACTTCGTACGCTGGCTCGCAAGGGCCCAGTGCAA GTGCCTATGTAACCTATATGAAAAGTGATGATGCTTTAAGGGCCATACAAAGTGTCAATAATATTACTATAGACAGTAGAGTGATAAAATCAAGTTTAGGAACTACGAAATATTGTTCGCATtttatgaaaaaccaaacatgtCCCAAGCCAGACTGTATGTATCTGCATGATTTTG GTGATCCAGAGGCTAGTTTTACCAAGGAACAGATGCATGCCGGAAAACATCAGGAATACGAAAAGAAACTTCACGAAAACCTACTCCTCCGCACCGCCAACAATAACAACCAGTCCAGCAGTTGTGACAATTCTAAACCTTCTATACCTATACCTACTTCAAATTCTACATATAAATCGTCTTCTAAAGATAATATGACAGCTGCTCTGTCGAGTAGCGTGAGCAGTAGTAGCAGCACAACGTCTAATAGTAGTGGTACAAATAAGGAGAACTGGCCGCATTTAAATacagagaaagaaaagaaagacaagGAGAAAGGAAAGAAAAGCAAAGGTAAGGGGGAGAGCGGGTGTAGGAAGGGAGAGAGGAAGGAATCTTACAGTAGCGGAAAGAGCGAAGTTAAATTCGATAGTGGTTTTAGGACTGATAGTAAACAAGAGAAAAACACGTCGCCGCCTCTCAGTGAACCAACAGCAACGCCATCTCCTCCGACGTTACTAGAGTCACAACTGTCTGTTCCAAAATTAACTACGCCCATAGTCGACGATAATACTAGTTTCTTTTCACTTAATTCGTTTCAAAAATTACCTTCCAATAGTTCGGCGGCGGAACACGCAACCGAAACAGATAGCGAGGCACATCCTTCTAGTATATTAACAGATACTTTACCAAATATCAACACATCAGAAGACTGGGTGGCGGCGTTTGGATTTTCTAGAAATTCGGAGGCTAATTTAG GGAAAAGGGAAGACAAAGATATGTTAGATTCGTTTAGGAAAGGATTTGGTGTAGTAAATCATAATACAGGATTTAGTAAAG GAGTAGAACCATATAACAATGGATTTTATGAAATGCCTTCGAAGTTAGATGAAAATTTAATGGACATGCTCTCTGTCAAGGCGCCCCCTACTTACCCACCATATAAACTAAATCCTCCACAACCTCAAGCTCCTCCAAGTCATACGCACAACGGCATGAATGGCCTAGATCAAAATATGTCAAAGTTCTTCAtggaatttcacaaaaacaataaag GATATGGTAGTTCCAATTCGGTTTATCAGAACGGCATAAATACACCAATATATAACACAAACGGAGAAAACGGAGGATTCGGAAATTTGCATGGGTCGCTATATAATAGTTCATCTAATGTTAAACAAAACGCAAGAACTTCAGAGGACGATTTAGGATTTGATCCTTTCCAAGAAACGCAGAAAGCATTTGCAGAGTTAATGGCTACAGAACAGAATCAAAAATCACATAATAGTatag GTCATAGTCAAATTAATGGGGTAAATCTCAATCAGAATGGGCATCTGCCTCCGCCACCACCTGGCTTCGTTCAACAAAACCCTTCACATATGAACTCATTTG GTAGTAAAATTTTACCTTATCTAAATGTGTCTAATAGTCCACAACAAATAAATAGTTCAACACAAAATAGTTGGCCTAGTAATTATAATTCCAATATGCAGCAACAACAGAAAA ataTAAACAACACATGTAACGATTGGAAGGTATTAGATCCAGCGATTTTATCATCTAGCCGTCATTATCCATTAGCAAATATGCCTCATCTTAGAGATTATACAAATTTATCACAAATAGGTACTCAACAACAGATACAACAAAACGGCGGGGTCCCGCCACTTCGATCGTACGAATATACAAATAACGCATTCTCAAATTTCACACAACAACTACAGccaaatttcaataatttttcacATATAAATTCACAACAGAATCTGAATTGGTTTAGCAATGATATAAATTCACAGATATCCAGTCCACCGGGCTTCAGAAACAATACAGCGACTAAACAGCAAGAATGTTGA